From a region of the Triticum aestivum cultivar Chinese Spring chromosome 7D, IWGSC CS RefSeq v2.1, whole genome shotgun sequence genome:
- the LOC123169417 gene encoding uncharacterized protein — protein MATAPLGVRLLVGAEAPTPLQDSAEDAAAFLALPVSLLGKECLMDSAGNLYARVEALPRAGAAEDALLRAPAGAVVVGSAQRLLALAGAMRVAERLAGRTAPTDRAEPSTAADMDIDSGGDAVSSSHSGRDPGAKRRRGGGGDDAHGVLQRPAKRRILAWRVRRYRSLVAKAKATARRARIRAVKRRAPAWKCVQRQLARATLSCDGLHRWSPGGGGGGGGGGGAA, from the coding sequence ATGGCGACGGCGCCGCTCGGCGTGAGGCTCCTCGTCGGCGCCGAGGCGCCGACGCCCCTCCAAGATTCAGCCGAGGACGCCGCGGCCTTCCTCGCCCTGCCGGTCAGCCTGCTCGGGAAGGAGTGCCTGATGGACAGCGCCGGCAACCTCTACGCCAGGGTCGAGGCCCTGCCCCGCGCGGGCGCGGCCGAGGACGCCCTCCTCCGAGCGCCGGCGGGCGCGGTCGTCGTCGGCTCCGCCCAGCGCctgctcgccctcgccggcgcaaTGAGAGTGGCGGAGCGGCTGGCCGGCCGGACGGCCCCCACGGACCGCGCCGAGCCGAGCACCGCGGCCGACATGGACATCGACTCCGGCGGCGACGCCGTCTCCTCGAGCCATTCGGGAAGGGATCCGGGCGCCAaaaggaggcgcggcggcggcggcgacgacgcgcACGGCGTGCTCCAGAGGCCAGCGAAGCGCCGGATCCTCGCGTGGAGGGTGCGCCGGTAccggtccctggtggccaaggccaAGGCGACGGCGAGGAGGGCCAGGATCCGGGCGGTGAAGCGGAGGGCGCCCGCTTGGAAGTGCGTCCAACGGCAGCTCGCGCGCGCCACCTTGAGCTGCGACGGCCTGCACAGATGgagccccggcggcggcggcggaggaggaggaggaggaggagctgcgtaG